From one Bos indicus isolate NIAB-ARS_2022 breed Sahiwal x Tharparkar chromosome 16, NIAB-ARS_B.indTharparkar_mat_pri_1.0, whole genome shotgun sequence genomic stretch:
- the PTGS2 gene encoding prostaglandin G/H synthase 2 — protein MLARALLLCAAVALSGAANPCCSHPCQNRGVCMSVGFDQYKCDCTRTGFYGENCTTPEFLTRIKLLLKPTPNTVHYILTHFKGVWNIVNKISFLRNMIMRYVLTSRSHLIESPPTYNVHYSYKSWEAFSNLSYYTRALPPVPDDCPTPMGVKGRKELPDSKEVVKKVLLRRKFIPDPQGTNLMFAFFAQHFTHQFFKTDFERGPAFTKGKNHGVDLSHIYGESLERQHKLRLFKDGKMKYQMINGEMYPPTVKDTQVEMIYPPHVPEHLKFAVGQEVFGLVPGLMMYATIWLREHNRVCDVLKQEHPEWGDEQLFQTSRLILIGETIKIVIEDYVQHLSGYHFKLKFDPELLFNQQFQYQNRIAAEFNTLYHWHPLLPDVFQIDGQEYNYQQFIYNNSVLLEHGLTQFVESFTRQRAGRVAGGRNLPVAVEKVSKASIDQSREMKYQSFNEYRKRFLLKPYESFEELTGEKEMAAELEALYGDIDAMEFYPALLVEKPRPDAIFGETMVEAGAPFSLKGLMGNPICSPEYWKPSTFGGEVGFKIINTASIQSLICSNVKGCPFTSFSVQDTHLTKTVTINASSSHSGLDDINPTVLLKERSTEL, from the exons ATGCTCGCCCGGGCCCTGCTGCTCTGCGCTGCCGTGGCGCTCAGCGGTGCAG CAAATCCTTGCTGTTCCCATCCATGCCAGAATCGAGGTGTATGTATGAGTGTAGGATTTGACCAGTATAAATGTGACTGTACCCGAACAGGATTCTACGGTGAAAACTGTACCACAC CCGAATTTCTGACAAGAATAAAATTACTCCTGAAACCCACTCCCAACACAGTGCACTACATACTTACCCACTTCAAAGGAGTCTGGAACATTGTCAATAAGATCTCCTTCCTGCGAAATATGATTATGAGATATGTGTTGACGT CGAGATCACATTTGATTGAGAGTCCACCAACTTATAATGTGCACTACAGCTATAAAAGCTGGGAAGCCTTTTCTAACCTGTCTTATTATACCAGAGCTCTTCCTCCTGTGCCTGATGACTGCCCAACACCCATGGGTGTGAAAG GGAGGAAAGAGCTTCCTGATTCAAAAGAAGTTGTGAAAAAAGTACTTCTAAGAAGAAAGTTCATTCCTGATCCCCAGGGCACAAATCTGATGTTTGCATTCTTTGCCCAGCACTTCACCCATCAATTTTTCAAGACAGATTTTGAACGAGGACCAGCTTTCACTAAGGGAAAGAACCATGGG GTGGACTTAAGTCACATTTATGGTGAATCTTTAGAGAGACAGCATAAGCTGCGCCTTTTCAAGGATGGAAAAATGAAATATCAG ATGATTAATGGAGAGATGTATCCTCCCACAGTCAAAGATACTCAGGTCGAAATGATCTACCCGCCTCATGTTCCTGAACACTTGAAGTTTGCTGTGGGCCAGGAAGTCTTTGGTCTGGTGCCTGGTCTGATGATGTATGCCACCATTTGGCTACGGGAACACAACAGAGTGTGTGATGTGCTTAAACAAGAGCATCCAGAATGGGGCGATGAGCAGTTGTTCCAGACAAGCAGGCTAATCCTGATAG GAGAAACTATTAAGATTGTGATTGAAGACTACGTACAGCACTTGAGTGGCTATCACTTCAAACTGAAGTTTGACCCAGAGCTGCTTTTCAACCAACAGTTCCAGTACCAGAACCGTATTGCTGCTGAGTTTAACACGCTCTACCACTGGCATCCCCTTCTGCCTGACGTCTTTCAGATTGATGGTCAGGAGTACAACTATCAGCAGTTTATCTATAACAACTCTGTCTTACTGGAACATGGTCTCACTCAGTTTGTTGAATCATTCACCAGGCAAAGGGCTGGCAGG GTCGCTGGCGGTAGGAATCTTCCAGTCGCAGTAGAGAAAGTATCAAAGGCTTCAATTGACCAGAGCAGAGAGATGAAATACCAGTCTTTTAATGAGTATCGCAAACGTTTTCTGCTGAAGCCCTATGAATCATTTGAGGAACTTACAG gagagaaggaaatggctgcagAGTTAGAAGCGCTCTATGGAGACATAGATGCCATGGAGTTTTATCCCGCCCTTCTGGTAGAGAAGCCCCGTCCAGACGCCATCTTTGGGGAGACCATGGTAGAAGCTGGAGCACCATTCTCCCTGAAAGGACTTATGGGTAATCCTATATGCTCTCCCGAGTACTGGAAGCCTAGCACTTTCGGTGGAGAAGTAGGTTTTAAAATCATCAACACTGCCTCAATTCAGTCTCTCATCTGCAGTAACGTGAAAGGCTGTCCCTTTACCTCATTCAGTGTTCAAGATACGCACCTCACCAAAACGGTCACCATTAATGCAAGCTCTTCCCACTCTGGACTAGATGATATCAACCCCACAGTCCTACTAAAGGAACGTTCAACCGAACTGTAG